In Zingiber officinale cultivar Zhangliang chromosome 3B, Zo_v1.1, whole genome shotgun sequence, a single window of DNA contains:
- the LOC122055627 gene encoding ubiquitin-like protein 5, whose product MIEVVLNDRLGKKVRVKCNEDDTIGDLKKLVAAQTGTRADKIRIQKWYNIYKDHITLKDYEIHDGMGLELYYN is encoded by the coding sequence ATGATCGAGGTAGTTCTCAACGATCGGCTCGGGAAGAAGGTCCGGGTGAAATGCAACGAAGATGACACCATCGGCGACCTCAAGAAGCTGGTGGCGGCGCAGACCGGCACCCGAGCTGACAAGATCCGCATCCAGAAGTGGTACAACATCTACAAGGATCACATCACCCTCAAGGACTACGAGATCCACGACGGCATGGGTCTCGAGCTCTACTACAACTAA